The Amblyomma americanum isolate KBUSLIRL-KWMA chromosome 2, ASM5285725v1, whole genome shotgun sequence genome contains the following window.
ACAGCGCGGCAAGCTTGCTGAATATCCGGTAAACGGAAGAAATACGCGTTTGAAGTCCAGCGGCAGAAACTGCATTCAAAAGGCTGACAACTTGTTCAGAACATGAATGTTTCGCCGTTTCGTTCATATGTAACAACCCACAACAACAAAGCGCCTGATCCAATACGCTGCAACTACTTCCAATATTTATGGTAGTACCGTACAGTGAGCAACACAGGCGACAcaggagaagaagaagatgaagcgTAGGGCTGCTGCTGGCGGGAAGATGTTGCGACAAAGGCAAGACTGAAAGGGTAATAGTCGATCGGATGCACTTCCTTTTTTTCCGGATGAGAAATCAATGACAAGGGCATCGCGACAAATCGagcggaaaaagaaagaaaagctcttcttttatttttccccGGCACAGTAAACCGCCGTCTTAGCCAAACGAATGCATATTAACAGCAGGATATACTTCAGCTGGAGCCGACAAATCGCACGGCaagtaattttttctttttttcttttttcagcgccACAGCGGATGCAAAGGCCAAGAAGGCAACGCATGAAAGACACCGTCTCTTCGCACGGTGGTACCGTCTAAACACAAAGGTTGCTTTTACGACCTTGCGTCAACAGGTCGATTGCCGCTCGCATCGGTTCCGACCGCGAACTGCGGCACAGTAACCAACGGAAGCCAACAGTACAGCTGGCGACGTTTGAATGAATAAATTCGTTGGGCAAGTGCTCCAACAGTACTCACCGCTCGAACCTGTTTTCTAACAACATAACATATAAAACTCCATATCTTCGAAGCCACTAGGAGGAAGGCGCGAAGTCCCATTTGCAACTGTTTCAACATTGGTAGAAGTTTGATGAGCACCCACGaatgcacaaataaaaaaaaaaggtgcgcgGCTATCCGAAACTTTAATTTACTTTTAGCGGACCCTCCAAATCTCTCGGTTCGAGGCCGCCATGATACCGACCACGAGACTCGCCGACTGCGCAAGTGTCTGCGCATCGCTACCGCAGCCCTGTCTAGCGGCCGAAAGAGAAAGCAGTGAAAGCAGCAATGTGCTTTCCCGACTCTCTCTCCGCCGTCGTTTCTTCAGGATGATTCAAGAAGGCACTTTTGGCGTGACGCAGCTCTCTGCTCCAAAAACCTGTAGTGGCCTGGCTACGTTGTTCTCTGTCCCCCATTCCTTTCATTCACCTTTTCGCTCGGGGTTGTTTTTGGCTTCCCCGTCCGCCCACGACTTACCTTTAAATAACCGCTTGCCACGACGCTCTCGTGGGCCTCAAGGCTTTCTTTGCCTTAATTCCGGAACAAAAGGAGTCCATATCAACTTCTTGTAATGCAGGAAATACTGCCACATCTAATAGCTTACTAGGTCGTATTTTTTGTCGCGTTATTTTTTATTGCTTCGGTTCAAAAAGCTCAGGAGCTCCGGAGTCAGGAACAGCACCGATATGGTTTCGCTTTCAGATAAGTTTGTCTTTACGCCGGCAAATTCGCTGATTCAATGTTTACTGACTATTTTGAGGCCCTTCGCTGCGCACCATAAATCTCTGAAGCACTCATCTATGCGATGTCAATATTTCGACTTCCACGCGGTCGGATGCGATTTCCTTGCCCGCATAAGATTTATTTTTGTCGTAGAAATATTAATCTTGCAAGATTTCGCTTGCTAGTGCAGCTGATATCATGGAAATGTTTGTTCATCCATGTCTACTGCGCAAAGAATTTTAGCATGCCTTTGCCGTATATTTGCTGCGGAAACATTATGTTCTCTTCCGTGGTTCCACCCCGGATTTCATATATCGGGAGACCATGGGGAAATAGATATCGTAGTTATTATTCAATATTCTTGATGCGATTAGCCATTCTTTTGAACTCACAATAACAATACAACAAAGAATAAGACCAAAGATACTTTTGAGCTGGCCTAGATTTATATTTGATAGGCAGTCAAATGTACGGAAGACGACTGGCGGTTAAATTTTTACaactgacgcaaaaaaaaaaacgcggcacaCTCATTATTTTCTAATAAGTTTCTTATTATTTTAAGCGCCCACACGTTTGCCATCATTATGACTCCGAGCCCCAATTGTTCAATATGAGTCCAATTGCCGAAAGGAATGGGTTCTGCGCGATTCTCTCAGCTGAGCCATCGCCAGATTAATAgctgaattgaaattgaaatcaTTACTTGCCACGCCGAAAAACAAGAGAGGGAGCTCTGCCGCTCAGAGCAAGCGTACTTACATAAACCGAACCCTCAACCTCACAATCTGATCCTGCGGGCATATTTCCAAACATCTGGTCAGGAATACTGTTTCTAGTATTACGTTCACGGGGCCATCTCTAGGCATGCACGCGTTTTCGCCAGCTAGTGACGCAATTTGGTTGAAAATAGACACGACGTTTCACATTACCCACCTTTTCGTGAAAACCGACATTGAAAATGCCTTCATGTAATGGACTAGTTCAAATTCTACGCCTTGGTAAACTCATTAGTGTAGCTAAGATTAGTACAAGACAGGTAACGGGACATATGTGGTGCTTACTCATCTTTCTcattttttaaattctttttttgCTGCGAAACTTCGTTCAGGATGATTGAACCAATTTTTTTCCGCGTGTCACTGAAAGGTCTAGTGCgtcagaaaaaagagaaaactaatATCTCATTTGCACCCTCTTTATCCGCTCCTTCGCTGTGCGGTTCGGGTGCCCGGCAAGAGAGAGGCAGTTAATTActgctcctttcctttctttataacctcctcctccttctgCACTGAACTAAAGTGGCGGAAAGAGAAACAGACAAACTAAAAGAAGTAACAGAAACAAACGAGTTTTATTCGACGAATTCGCTGTGCAGCTATACCGAATGTACATTTCCACCGATAATTGGCTCAGAAGTTTTTTTGATATTTAACATTACTCGCTTTGTGGGATTCTTATGTGTCTGTTTGTTAGCCAGAATTAACAGCTGACATATTTCACGATAACGGCCCCTACACGCAGCGATAGCTTCCTCGCACTGCATTTTTCGTACCCGCTTGCCGCTCGACTTAAGGGGGCAGCAGAAAAATAAGCCAAGAAAACTTCCCTCACGTGGACAGGATAACAATAAAGACAGGAAGGAAAAAATGATAAATCTGGCGGAGCCAGTGCAAATGTAACTGAAAGAACAGCCGTGAAAACAGCGATATCGTGGTGAAGCCTGCAGAGCAGTGCTCTCACAATTTCTTtcgtggagtttttttttttttttcacgtgctttttttttaattagcagATATGTCTCTTTCACTCGTTGGCACTTTGCTgtggtttctttttatttctttttcttgcgtgCCTTGCGGCAAAGTCGGTGGTGAGGATGCCTTTTCATCGCCGACGCCAGAACGCATCCCTGTGCGCTTCAAGGAGCAGCAGTACGCTGTTGGTCTAGTCGCCGGTCATCATCTCCATGaactctgcagaaaaaaaaatagagaagaaAAATTGCGGATTTGCACACTCATATACTCATGCAGATATCTCACTTAGTTCAAGCAAAAACTTGTTTAAGAAGCCCCTTCTTTCATACATTTCATACATGTCAAACGCGTAAAACATCGGAAAGAGCATGGTATACGGTCTGCTGCATCTGATAAAACTGCGCAGTAGAATGTCTCTACTCAAAGTtctttatttcagttttttttttctttttgctggagCTAGGCATTTCAAACACCAATATTTTCATCTCAACGTTATGAAAGGCAGCAAAGAGTCAGTAGTAACAGGTGCAGCGACATATTACGTACACCCGCATTTCGTAACACTGCATTCGAAACGAAgccatttcgttataacgagtagCTTTCGCTCAATTTGCCCTTCAAATTGTTTGCTAGTATCCGTACACAACTGCATAAATATTCTTCTTATTTACTTTGCAACTATACAGACACATCTCGAGAAATTTAACAGGAAAAGCATATATGAACGCGATTCATACTTTGTGTGTCTAATCACGAACATACGTGCCTGTTATACTAGTTATTAAGTACGAGCATCACCTTTCGCAAGCTTTACAGCAAAAACTATTCGCGAAGAAGGGGAGCTTAACATTACCTTCTCGACGTCCAACCCTGTTATTTATGACCTACGCGAAACAACCTGAACAACATTCTGCACAAAGTACGAACAACACGATGGTTTTTCATCGTTCAATCCAATTTTCATCtgaggtattttttttcttttgtcctcCGAACACGGCTTAAAGGTTCCTTGTAAACTGTGCATTCATTCTATGTCTCTCGCCATTATATATACATGCACTCAGTGATgtacccccccacccccacccccaacGGCGAACGCCAACGTTCGGTTGGCGTCTCCTTTCGAGGCACTGCTAGTGAGACACCACGAACAAGAACAATCCGAGCGCGGTGCGACAGAACCTGGCCGCTCCTATCCGGCGGTACCGCCTCGGTTGGGCGAGGGAAATATACGGACAGGCGAGACAACCAAGACGACGTCGGGCGAATGACGACGGCAAAACGGGGTCGGGGTCGACCGGCTTGTGGCTGCTCCGAAGTCGTCCGCTGCTCTTGtaccgcacgcacgcacacgttcTCTGTCTGGGCTTGGTTGGCGAAGGCGCGGCGACTGAGCGGCAGGCGATTCCGGTTACGCGTTTGTGCCGCTGTCTCGTCTCAGCTCTTGTTCGCGCGAGCGCCCGCTTTTTGCCTCgtttgtatttgtattttttgCCTCCTCGTCTTGCCGGTCCACGTGGTTAGCTGCAGCTGCGGCTGCTCGCGTCGCCggggctctctctctcttgtcaCTCGTGACAGATTGGGTGTCACCACGGTCGCGCTACGCTGTGCTTGGAGCGAGGTACTACATGTATATACAGGGCGTGGTGGTAGCGCGGATCGACGACGAGATCGCGTCGCTTCTACTGCGCGCCTGCGGTGAAGGAATGTACGCGCGTACTTGCGGGAGTGATGATATATTTTAAACTCGTGCCCGTCTCGCATGGCCTGTTACGGGTCGCTTTAGAGAAACGAGAGCGGGCTGGGCGAACGTCGTTACACGAGGTTTCGGACTGGCTAGGTGTACGTACTGATTAACAgatctaattttttttaaagcgcggggggggggggggtcaaaccAGCTACTGCCCTGTAGAGTTTTTGCGTCCTGTTATGCTGGAACAAGAAAGTTCAACAACTGCACTGAGCGAAATAGGATCTATTAGGCAAATAGgatcccaatgggcactgaaactccctttGATGTCCCTTGGATGTCCCATGGACGTCCTAAACGTCCACAAGACGTCCAATGTaatttcagtgcccattgggataTGGCCTATCATCTCCCTCCCTGTCTGTGCACGAATTCGAATAGAAGAAATtggacgtttttagcataccggagacgtataccggtttaccggacccctcttgcgcatgcgcagtggctctgATCTATTAGGCAAATAGGATcccaatgggcattgaaactccCTTGGATGTCCCATGGACGTCCTAAAAGTCCCCAATATGTCCAATGTAATTTCAGTGCTCATTGGGATATGGCCTATCCTCTCCCTCCCTGTCTGTGCACGCATTCGAATAGAAGAAATTGGACGAATAGAAGAAATTGGACGTTTGgccccctcttgcgcatgcgcagtggctccccctcaccccaacaacgccactgcgcctgcgcaagaggggtccggtaaaccggtatacgtctccgctatgttAAAAACGTCTATTGGCGCTCGGAATGATCCGTAAAATTTCCACTATTCGAACCGAACCAACAGGCCCGCCACGGTCACCTCTAATTACAGTCTGTAGACAAAGCAAAGAGCCGAGTACCGTCGAAGTCGACCGTGCCGCTGCCGTCAGTGTCGATCTCGGCGATCATCTCGTCCAGCTCGTCCTCGGTGAGCGCGTCGTCCAGTGCACGCAGGATCTCGCGCAGGTCGGACACGTTGATGTAGCCGTTGCCCTCCTTGTCGTAGAGGCGGAAGGCCTCGCGGAGCTCCTCCTGCATGGCCTCGGAGTCCTCCTCCACCAGGAACCGAGCGGCCAGCGCCACGAACTCCTCAAACTCCAGCTCGCCAGAGCCTGCACACGTGCGCTGACGTCACTCCTCCCATCCCAGCTACACACGCGAAATTTCTGCACTCACGCGCATGCTCCTCAAATATGGacacacacagaattttatgAGCGTGAGCTCTTagtcatcacgtttctcgatttc
Protein-coding sequences here:
- the LOC144120813 gene encoding troponin C, whose protein sequence is MDDLTKEQVQMLRKAFDMFDRDKKGYVHTNMVSAILRTLGQTFEDKDLKDLIAEIDQDGSGELEFEEFVALAARFLVEEDSEAMQEELREAFRLYDKEGNGYINVSDLREILRALDDALTEDELDEMIAEIDTDGSGTVDFDEFMEMMTGD